A genomic region of Dactylococcopsis salina PCC 8305 contains the following coding sequences:
- the uraD gene encoding 2-oxo-4-hydroxy-4-carboxy-5-ureidoimidazoline decarboxylase → MKYSLKTLNEMEKASFTEVLGHIFEESPDITADTWEKRPFTDLDDLHQKLVTTARSRSPTEQIALIKKHPDLATKTKMADASVQEQTTVGLNALTEEEYHRFQELNQAYRAKFGFPFIIAVRNHNKESILQAFITRLENSLEEEKERAIAEISKIAYFRLLDVVE, encoded by the coding sequence ATGAAATATTCTCTAAAAACTCTCAATGAAATGGAAAAAGCGTCGTTTACTGAGGTTTTAGGTCATATTTTCGAGGAAAGTCCTGATATTACCGCAGATACTTGGGAAAAACGCCCTTTTACTGACTTAGACGACTTGCACCAGAAGTTAGTGACAACAGCGCGATCGCGCTCTCCCACTGAACAAATAGCCCTGATCAAAAAACATCCTGATCTCGCCACTAAAACCAAAATGGCAGATGCTTCGGTGCAAGAACAAACAACTGTGGGCTTAAATGCACTCACAGAAGAAGAATATCACCGCTTTCAAGAGTTAAACCAAGCCTATCGGGCAAAATTTGGTTTTCCCTTTATTATTGCGGTGCGAAATCACAACAAAGAGAGCATTCTCCAAGCCTTTATCACCCGTTTGGAAAACTCTCTCGAAGAAGAAAAAGAGCGCGCGATCGCGGAAATTTCTAAAATTGCCTATTTCCGTTTATTAGATGTGGTGGAATAA
- the uraH gene encoding hydroxyisourate hydrolase, whose protein sequence is MIGKLTTHVLDTAHGCPAGGLNLTLWKIENSEYSLLKTTKTNADGRTDEPLLVAEAFQVGVYELVFEVGAYFQHYGEDLPDPLFLDMIPIRFGIANANSHYHVPLLVSPWSYSTYRGS, encoded by the coding sequence ATGATAGGAAAATTAACCACTCATGTTTTAGATACCGCACACGGTTGTCCGGCGGGAGGATTAAATCTCACGCTTTGGAAGATTGAAAACAGCGAATACAGTTTGCTGAAAACAACAAAAACCAATGCTGATGGGCGAACTGATGAACCGCTTTTAGTAGCAGAGGCGTTTCAGGTTGGCGTGTATGAACTCGTTTTTGAAGTGGGGGCTTATTTCCAACACTATGGCGAAGACTTACCTGATCCTCTCTTTCTAGATATGATACCGATTCGTTTTGGCATAGCAAACGCAAACAGCCATTATCATGTTCCCCTCTTAGTCTCGCCTTGGTCTTATAGCACTTATCGCGGCAGTTAG